Proteins from a genomic interval of Onychostoma macrolepis isolate SWU-2019 chromosome 17, ASM1243209v1, whole genome shotgun sequence:
- the pcare1 gene encoding photoreceptor cilium actin regulator — MGCSPSRGDGLHSAQGAFRRGRTLLPGTHERLEESQSDDGGSGECCGRDKEKENSTVRNNTASTSLGRKFSMAEPEGVASAKLGTQEIKIDILSQGKERQEEKREPCEKKGARKSKKGPKGIKLNRKKEKERTIFNKEKVDFPEALVKAHQAAYAYLNPSISKYEDLLGLLDHAAQTQISLQPMVAFMVLRYEEMNKGLQEIVEEGEMMLKGNGEHLAWPCEKKNSYSPNSAKNVTSSTCSEPPPDLLQQLLQYTVQRMRQVGQSVCGIGDTALEEAVDYFSSITEILDEKLRTKRASESRLMWLLSRIEAASQKKPGPEDSALFSEDSGLGAESESLAGSDRQRQRRESSESTGTIYATSSSPCGFTPVHQGSYRGRLLKTISKSSSLNSIDSTCTITEKDQRDTESLLGSVSLDEGGRDDVEDGSEEEKCKDKRNKQTDYCIPYHRQPRRLPTKRIENPQNVEMTLKLKDAISGQIRFLPSQGLGEKAKLADNPNSSSQWTEDGEKSSKRPQTAASRSSKKKTTVTKRSRSADSLRNKLEDPTLIELERTQKELDQRLNRMTKVKCEGNTKLGSSKKIQQPQTISSIAADRQHSLNRNIFSPSNQRKACNVKVEQESAKEEMEEKKKKDKGKGKEKDKKSPPVKGPVKVIPVPSPPPSPRQYSGLYRERNSVKKLIDTFSQGLEESKQSPDCAQILGPLKGVRKCGVPIIPGLGPSATLAFHENSMLSSQGESRCSERTEDLDIDNLPPPPLEVLMDNSFENEQTKDTGEHVSSRGRSILPNRTAMSQRLRASLQSVTVLPSKGNLCKGSVSMSPIRSMHQDTRGVVKGGHHDSSHETDTESEEAASLYKQARKIIHLRHSSDSPTEKHTAEQGHRQLSSSQGDVEVSQKENNTSKTVPNNACKNQIPAPPTASRTRVLPSTPLLYRRLPSPPVLKSQPSTSTSSSPPVLRKLPTPPSAGQRTLPSTPATRQDHTPITVTGVTYPFKTPSPPASPKVQRWSRENSIEDSSRVFSNARSVFCPVSSSLFEAQPVPTPKPPQAWASSGSSVLPRPWGERGRLPVSARGPQPFIRRSQSDRRPSLSLPPRVPVISVAETCGSEPAISTHGLEDVPVREDKPWSEQTEIRGAVRSVSHPDLCIVGHGLQREWEK, encoded by the coding sequence ATGGGCTGCTCTCCTTCACGTGGGGATGGTCTCCACTCGGCACAGGGTGCATTCCGAAGAGGGAGAACTCTACTTCCAGGAACTCACGAGAGACTTGAAGAATCACAATCTGATGATGGGGGTAGTGGAGAATGCTGTGGACGggacaaagagaaagagaacTCAACGGTTCGGAACAACACAGCTTCCACGTCGCTAGGGAGGAAATTCTCTATGGCTGAGCCTGAAGGGGTTGCTTCTGCCAAACTGGGTACACAAGAGATTAAAATTGATATATTATCTCAAGGGAAGGAACGGCAAGAAGAAAAACGAGAGCCTTGTGAGAAAAAGGGTGCAAGGAAGTCAAAGAAAGGTCCTAAAGGTATCAAACTAAACaggaagaaagaaaaggaaagaacaatttttaataaagaaaaagtagACTTTCCAGAGGCACTTGTGAAAGCTCATCAAGCAGCGTATGCATATCTTAACCCCAGCATCAGTAAATATGAAGATCTCTTGGGGTTACTAGATCATGCAGCTCAAACCCAAATTTCCTTGCAACCCATGGTGGCGTTCATGGTCTTACGCTATGAGGAAATGAACAAAGGGCTGCAGGAAATAGTGGAAGAGGGGGAGATGATGTTAAAAGGAAATGGAGAGCATCTGGCTTGGCCTTGCGAAAAAAAGAATTCCTATTCACCCAACTCAGCAAAAAATGTGACCTCTTCCACCTGCAGTGAGCCCCCACCAGACCTACTACAACAACTCCTTCAGTACACCGTACAGAGGATGCGTCAGGTAGGTCAATCAGTGTGTGGAATTGGGGATACTGCGCTTGAGGAGGCAGTGGATTACTTTTCCTCCATTACTGAAATTCTAGATGAGAAGCTCAGGACAAAACGTGCATCAGAGTCTAGATTAATGTGGCTGCTGTCTCGGATTGAGGCAGCATCACAGAAAAAACCTGGCCCAGAAGACTCTGCACTATTTAGTGAAGACAGTGGACTTGGGGCAGAAAGCGAGTCCCTGGCAGGTTCAGACAGACAACGCCAACGCAGAGAAAGTTCTGAGTCAACTGGAACTATTTATGCTACATCAAGTAGCCCTTGCGGTTTTACACCAGTTCACCAAGGCTCATACAGAGGCAGACTTCTCAAAACAATAAGCAAAAGCAGCTCTCTTAACTCTATAGACTCAACTTGCACTATTACAGAAAAAGATCAGAGGGATACGGAATCACTACTTGGCTCTGTCTCCTTGGATGAAGGTGGCAGGGATGATGTGGAGGATGGTAGTGAAGAGGAAAAATGCAAGgataaaagaaacaaacaaacagattatTGCATTCCATACCATAGGCAACCACGTCGTTTGCCAACAAAGCGAATAGAGAATCcacaaaatgttgaaatgacATTAAAGCTAAAAGATGCCATTAGTGGCCAGATTCGGTTTTTGCCATCTCAAGGCCTGGGAGAAAAAGCAAAACTGGCAGATAACCCAAACAGCAGTAGTCAGTGGACTGAGGATGGTGAAAAAAGTTCTAAAAGACCCCAAACAGCTGCCTCTAGATCTTCTAAGAAAAAGACTACAGTTACTAAACGTTCGAGATCAGCAGACTCTCTACGTAATAAACTAGAAGATCCTACACTCATTGAACTTGAGAGAACTCAAAAGGAACTTGACCAAAGGCTGAACAGAATGACCAAGGTTAAGTGTGAGGGAAATACAAAGCTAGGTTCATCTAAAAAAATCCAGCAACCGCAAACCATTTCATCAATTGCCGCTGACAGGCAGCATTCTTTGAATAGGAACATTTTTTCTCCAAGTAATCAAAGAAAGGCATGTAATGTGAAAGTTGAGCAAGAAAGTGCAAAGGAAGAgatggaggaaaaaaagaaaaaggacaaAGGAAAGGGAAAGGAAAAAGACAAGAAAAGTCCACCTGTTAAAGGGCCTGTTAAGGTAATACCTGTGCCAAGTCCTCCACCGTCACCCCGCCAATATTCAGGATTGTATAGGGAAAGGAATTCTGTTAAAAAACTGATTGACACCTTTAGTCAGGGCTTGGAGGAAAGTAAACAGAGCCCAGACTGTGCACAAATTCTTGGACCTCTTAAAGGTGTTAGAAAGTGTGGTGTTCCCATCATTCCAGGTTTAGGTCCCTCTGCCACATTAGCATTTCATGAAAATAGTATGCTTAGTAGTCAAGGGGAGTCACGATGCTCTGAAAGGACAGAGGATCTTGACATTGACAATCTACCACCCCCTCCACTTGAGGTTCTCATGGACAATTCCtttgaaaatgaacaaacaaaggACACGGGAGAACATGTATCAAGCAGGGGTCGATCTATCCTACCAAACAGGACTGCAATGTCTCAGAGGTTACGAGCCTCTCTGCAGTCTGTTACAGTGCTACCCAGTAAGGGGAATTTGTGTAAGGGCTCTGTCAGCATGTCGCCAATTCGTTCCATGCACCAGGATACCAGAGGGGTTGTGAAGGGTGGTCACCATGATTCCAGCCATGAAACAGACACGGAAAGTGAGGAGGCTGCCTCCctctacaaacaagcaagaaaGATAATCCACTTAAGGCATTCTTCTGACTCACCGACAGAAAAACATACAGCTGAGCAGGGCCACAGGCAGCTTTCTTCCTCCCAAGGTGACGTAGAGGTTTCACAAAAGGAGAACAATACCAGTAAAACAGTGCCAAACAATGCCTGTAAGAACCAAATCCCTGCCCCTCCAACTGCTTCCAGAACTCGCGTGTTGCCATCCACACCTCTGTTATATCGGAGACTCCCTAGTCCTCCAGTATTGAAAAGTCAACCCTCTACTTCAACTTCATCTAGCCCTCCTGTACTCCGTAAACTCCCAACTCCACCCTCTGCTGGCCAACGAACACTGCCAAGCACCCCTGCAACACGGCAAGACCACACACCCATCACTGTGACAGGGGTCACCTACCCCTTTAAGACACCGTCACCTCCTGCTTCCCCCAAAGTGCAGCGCTGGTCTAGAGAAAACAGTATTGAGGACTCTTCAAGAGTATTTAGTAATGCTCGATCGGTGTTTTGTCCGGTCTCATCATCGTTATTTGAGGCTCAACCTGTTCCTACACCCAAGCCCCCTCAGGCATGGGCCTCCTCCGGTAGCAGTGTTTTGCCTCGTCCCTGGGGTGAGCGTGGTCGGCTGCCAGTGTCTGCACGAGGGCCCCAGCCTTTCATCCGGCGCAGCCAGTCAGACAGGAGGCCCAGTTTAAGCCTGCCACCCAGGGTGCCAGTCATCTCTGTGGCAGAGACATGTGGGAGTGAACCAGCAATTAGCACCCATGG